The nucleotide window CGAGCCGCACAAGACCAAGGTCGCCAAGATCACCCGCGACCAGGTCCGTGACATCGCCACCACCAAGATGCCCGACCTGAACGCCAACGACCTGGACGCCGCCGAGAAGATCATCGCCGGCACCGCCCGTTCCATGGGCATCACGGTCGAGGGCTGATCCCAGCCCTTCAGGCACCACCCGTGGCAGGACCAGGCGCTGGTCCGCACCACGACTCCACCCCACTGCATCAGGAGCAGAAGTGAAGCGCAGCAAGACTCTTCGCACCGCGGACGCGAAGATCGACCGGGAGCGTGTGTACGCCCCCCTCGAGGCCGTCCGTCTCGCCAAGGAGACCACCTCCGTCAAGTTCGACGCGACCGTCGAGGTCGCCATGCGTCTGGGTGTCGACCCGCGCAAGGCCGACCAGATGGTCCGTGGCACCGTGAACCTCCCGCACGGCACCGGTAAGACCGCCCGGGTCCTGGTCTTCGCGACCGGTGACCGTGCTGCGGCCGCGGAAGCCGCCGGCGCCGACATCGTCGGCTCGGACGAACTGATCGACGAGGTCTCCAAGGGCCGTCTGGACTTCGACGCCGTCGTCGCCACCCCGGACCTCATGGGCAAGGTCGGCCGCCTCGGCCGCGTGCTCGGTCCGCGTGGTCTGATGCCGAACCCGAAGACCGGCACCGTCACCCCGGATGTCGCCAAGGCTGTCACCGACATCAAGGGCGGCAAGATCGAGTTCCGCGTGGACAAGCACGCGAACCTCCACTTCATCATCGGCAAGGTCTCCTTCGACGAGACCAAGCTGGTGGAGAACTACGCCGCGGCACTCGAGGAGATCAACCGCCTCAAGCCGTCCGCTGCCAAGGGCCGCTACATCAAGAAGGCGACCATCACCACCACGATGGGCCCCGGCATCCCGCTGGACGCCAACCGCACCCGCAACCTCCTCGTCGAGGAGGACCCGGCCGCGGTCTGAGCCCCAATGGAGCTCTGAGTAGCTGAACGGGCGCTTCGCCCCCTCGTCGATATGAGGAGGCGAAGCGCCCGTTCCGTTCGCGGTATGTTCGATCCTCACTAGGGTCACAGGCTGCGCGGAGGACTATCCACACCCGAGAATCAGACGTCCACGACCAACGCCTCCCGATGCCCCGTAACGGGTACGTCTATCACGGGCTTGAGAGAGCCCCGCCCGGAGTAATGGCTGCATGGGGCGGGGCTCGTGCGCTTGGCGGGGTGAGGATCACGTCCTCCGGGCCCCCCTCGCCTTTACGGCTTGCCTAGGACAAGCCGTGAGGCACGGCTCCCGGCCACAGGTGCCTCTGTAGCCATTGGACTAGGCGGGGCGTCGGAACCGGCAGCACTCGCAGCAGAGCGGTACTCGCGGCCGATATCGGTGTGGTCAGTTCCTCGGGGACATGCCATCACCCCCGCAGTGGCTAACACGGAGGCGAAAACGGGGCTCCGAGGCAGATGTACGGGCAATCCACGCCCATCGTTGCGAGCACTGCCATGTGCGTCGGCATTCGCGAATCACCTGCAGTTCCAGAGTGCTCTCGGCCTGTCGGAAGTACTCGGCCGCTTCCTCTTTGTCGGTCCTGTCCATGCGCCGGGCAGCCTTGGATACAGCGCTTGCTCTGCCATTGTCGTTGCCAGGGGCATCCGAATGCCCCTGGCAACGGACCCATGGGCACCGGCATGTCGCTCAAGAGGTTCCTCATTTACTCACCCCGAACTCAAACCAGGAGCACTGCGGTCCGCGCTGCAAAAGATTGCAACGGGGCGTCAACTTGCTGGCGAATCAAGCAGATTTCGGTACCTGATATCTGCCGAGCGCGATGGCTGCAGTGTTAATATCACCGAAATGCTGGCCAAGGGCTGGTGTTCGACCAAAGATAAGAGGGGGATTCTATGCGCAAGTCATTGCGCCACCTGTCAGGTGGCATCGGGGTACTGGTGGCTACTACTGCTCTTCCTTTCGTTACAGCCACTCCCGCGCAGGCCGATAGGGGGGCCTGTCGCGGTGCCGTCTATAAGGCTGGCTACACGGTTGGGCCGAAGGTGCGGGCGGCGTGCATCGAGGGGGAGGCAGCGAACGCGACCGCCTTCCTTTTCTGCAACCGGGATCTGCTGGCCATTGGCATCAGCGTGGGCGCAGCCCAGAACGCCTGCATAGCAGCAGCGAAGCCGTAGCTAAGTCGCGCACCTCTTGACTTAGATGGGCTGCTCACCCGCATCGGTAGGTGGGCCTGGCGTCATGGGGGCCATACGAGCACCCTCGGCCTGACGGCATGCTTCATGGCCAGCACGGGCTACTCGGGTGCTGGTGTGGTCCCCGCGCGCTGCCCACGACTCCAAGAGGCCGTTCTCGAGTGGGGCGGGGCGGGGCTCGCCGATCTTGCATGGGGTAGGTCCAGGTCCACGGCTGCGTGCGTCACCCTCGTCGAGTTGATCGCGAGGGCTGCTACCGCTATGTAGTCGGCTTTACGTTGTCCCTCGAGATTGATTCTGTGTAGAGGCCACCAGGAGGCGGCGACCACTCCAGAGCTATGGCTTTGGAACATCGGGGGCTGTCGGACGTGTGAGAGCGCCGTGGTGGCGGGCGTCGCACTGGCCCTGACGGTCTGCGGCGGGCGGGTCGCAGACTCCGGTGACGTGTCAAACGGTAGGAGTTGAGGCGGCTCACCAAGGCGACTTGCTGCGTGGACCCTGTTCCCGTAACGTATGCGGGAAGCCAAAGACCGCTGGTTGTCTCTACGCGTCCGGACTCCGGGCGTGTGGTGGCCGAAGGATCCGCTAGCTGCGGACGGCCTGCGCAGGTGTGTATGGATGAACTCCCGGACGGAATTCCGTGCGGTCGAGTCCGCCCCGTGCGCCTGCGCCGGGGCGTTTGTTTTGCCCAGCCCCTTCTGCGCGGTCCTCATCACCCGGAAGGAGGCCGAGGCTCATGGCGACGTCTGACAAGAACGCAGCCGTTGCGGAGATCACGGAGAAGCTCCGCGACTCCACCGCAGCTGTTGTGACTTCTTACACCGGACTGAGTGTGGCGCAGCTCAAGGAGCTGCGTCGTTCTCTCGGCGAGAACGCTCAGTACCGTGTGGTGAAGAACACGCTGACCAAGATCGCGGCCAAGGAGGCCGGGATTCAGCTGGACGAGCACCTCAAGGGCTCGACCGCTGTCGCCTTCGTGACCGGTGACCCGGTCACGGCGGCGAAGGGTCTTCGTGACTTCGCCAAGGAGAACCCCGCTCTCGTCATCAAGGGCGGTGTCCTTGACGGCAAGGCGCTGTCCGCCGACGAGATCAAGAAGCTTGCGGACCTCGAGTCCCGTGAGGTTCTGCTCGCCAAGCTGGCGGGTGGCATGAAGGCGTCCATGGCCAAGGCCGCGGCGACCTTCCAGGCCCCGCTCACGAAGTTCGTCCGCACCGCGGACGCGCTTCGCAGCAAGGTCGAGCAGGGCGGTGCCGGTACGCCGGCTCCCGCCGAGGCTGCCGAGTAATCACTCGTCCGCCCAGCGGGCCCGTACGCCCGCCATTCATGTACATCCGGCACCAGCCGAATTAGTGGAAGGACCGCCACCATGGCGAAGCTCAGCCAGGAAGACCTGCTCGCGCAGTTCGAGGAGATGACCCTCATCGAGCTCTCCGAGTTCGTGAAGCTCTTCGAGGACAAGTTCGACGTCGAGGCTGCCGCCCCGGTCGCCGTTGCCGCCGCCGGTGCCCCGGGCGCCCCGGCCGCCGCCGCCGAGGAGGAGAAGGACGAGTTCGACGTCATCCTCACCGGTGCGGGCGACAAGAAGATCCAGGTCATCAAGGTCGTGCGTGAGCTGACCTCCCTGGGTCTGAAGGAGGCCAAGGACCTCGTCGACGGCACCCCGAAGCCCGTCCTCGAGAAGGTCGCCAAGGACGCCGCCGAGAAGGCCGCCGAGTCCCTCAAGGGCGCCGGCGCCTCCGTCGAGGTCAAGTGACTTCACTGAGTCTTCCGACTCACGTCCTGGGCGCCTGAGGCGTCAGGGGCACGTGCCAAGGGCGATCACCCATGCGGGTGGTCGCCCTTCGGCGTGCTTGTCACGGCTGCATTGTCTCGCGCCTGCGTGCGAGTATGGTGATCTTCGTTGCCCGGACCTGCCCCCATGTGACGATCTCCCAGAGGTGGGGGGCCTTGACGAACCGGACGCGGCGCGCAATTCTCGGGACGCGACGCAGAAGCGATCCAGGGTTCGAGGCATGGATCGCCGACGAAGAGGGAAGCATCGGTGTGCGCCACTGGCGCAGGGCTTTCGGCAGGCGCAGGGCATTGAGAAGAACAAACGAGGGCTTCCTCCGGTGCGGAGGACACGACCTCCCGGAGGGAGAAGATCGGTATCACGGTGCTGAACCGGTCTCCGGAAACTCGCTCTGGACATCAGTGGGCCGAGTGGCTACACTGACCCTTTGCGCTGCCTGTTAGCTGCTCCCTGCCCGTCACCAGGGGCATACCCGAGCCCGAGCAAAGCTGAATGATCCGCCCTGACCTGGGCTTTCCCTCAGTCTGTTCGGTTCGGGACCGGTACGCGCGTAGTGAGTCCGAGCCCTCGGAAGGACCCCCTCTTGGCCGCCTCGCGCAACGCCTCGACTGCCAATACGAACAACGGCGACAGCACCGCCCCGCTGCGCATCTCTTTTGCGAAGATCAAGGAGCCCCTCGGGGTTCCGAACCTCCTTGCGCTGCAGACCGAAAGCTTCGACTGGCTGCTCGGCAATGCCGCATGGAAGGGTCGCGTCGAGGCTGCGCTGGAGAGTGGGCAGGAAGTCCCCACCAAGTCCGGTCTGGAAGAGATCTTCGAAGAGATCTCCCCGATCGAGGACTTCTCCGGGTCGATGTCGCTGACGTTCCGCGACCACCGCTTCGAGCCCCCGAAGAACTCCATCGACGAGTGCAAGGAGCGCGACTTCACGTACGCCGCTCCGCTCTTCGTCACCGCTGAGTTCACGAACAACGAGACCGGCGAGATCAAGTCCCAGACGGTCTTCATGGGCGACTTCCCGCTCATGACCAACAAGGGAACCTTCTGCATCAACGGCACCGAGCGTGTCGTCGTCTCGCAGCTGGTCCGCTCGCCGGGCGTGTACTTCGACAGCTCCATCGACAAGACGTCCGACAAGGACATCTTCTCCGCCAAGATCATCCCGTCCCGGGGTGCCTGGCTGGAGATGGAGATCGACAAGCGCGACATGGTCGGTGTGCGCATCGACCGCAAGCGCAAGCAGTCCGTCACCGTCCTGCTCAAGGCGCTCGGGTGGACCACCGAGCAGATCCTCGAGGAGTTCGGCGAGTACGAGTCCATGCGCGCCACCCTGGAGAAGGACCACACCCAGGGCCAGGACGACGCGCTGCTCGACATCTACCGCAAGCTGCGTCCGGGTGAGCCGCCGACCCGCGAGGCCGCGCAGACGCTGCTCGAGAACCTCTACTTCAACCCCAAGCGCTACGACCTCGCGAAGGTCGGCCGCTACAAGGTCAACAAGAAGCTCGGCGGCGACGAGCCGCTCGACGCCGGCGTGCTGACCACCGATGACGTCATCGCCACGATCAAGTACCTGGTCAAGCTGCACGCCGGCGAGACCGAGACGACCGGCGAGTCCGGCCGGACGATCGTCGTCGAGACCGACGACATCGACCACTTCGGCAACCGTCGTCTGCGCAACGTCGGCGAGCTCATCCAGAACCAGGTCCGCACGGGTCTGGCTCGTATGGAGCGCGTCGTGCGTGAGCGCATGACGACCCAGGACGTCGAGGCGATCACGCCGCAGACCCTGATCAACATCCGGCCGGTCGTCGCCTCCATCAAGGAGTTCTTCGGCACCAGCCAGCTGTCGCAGTTCATGGACCAGACCAACCCGCTGTCGGGTCTGACCCACAAGCGCCGTCTGTCGGCGCTGGGCCCGGGTGGTCTCTCCCGTGAGCGGGCCGGCCTGGACGTCCGTGACGTGCACCCCTCGCACTACGGCCGCATGTGCCCGATTGAGACCCCTGAAGGTCCCAACATCGGTCTCATCGGCTCGCTGGCCTCCTACGGCCGGGTCAACGTCTTCGGCTTCATCGAGACGCCGTACCGCAAGGTCGTCGACGGCCAGGTCACGGAGGAGGTGGACTACCTCACCGCTGATGAGGAGGACCGCTTCCTGATCGCCCAGGCCAACGCGAAGCTCTCCGAGGACATGCGGTTCTCCGAGCAGCGTGTCCTGGTCCGCCGCCGTGGTGGCGAGGTCGACCTGGTCCCGGCCGACGAGGTCGACTTCATGGACGTCTCGCCGCGCCAGATGGTGTCGGCCGCGACCGCCATGATCCCGTTCCTCGAGCACGACGACGCCAACCGCGCGCTCATGGGATCGAACATGATGCGCCAGGCCGTTCCGCTGATCAAGGCGGAGTCGCCGCTGGTCGGCACCGGCATGGAGTACCGCTGTGCGGTCGACGCCGGTGACGTCATCAAGGCGGAGAAGGACGGTGTGGTCCAGGAGGTCTCCGCGGACTACATCACCGTCGCCAACGACGACGGCACGTACACCACGTACCGCGTCGCCAAGTTCACCCGCTCCAACCAGGGCACCTCCTTCAACCAGAAGGTCGTCGTCGACGAGGGCGCGCGCGTCATCGAGGGCCAGGTCCTCGCCGACGGTCCGTCCACCGAAGAGGGCGAGATGGCCCTCGGCAAGAACCTGCTCGTCGCGTTCATGCCGTGGGAGGGTCACAACTACGAGGACGCGATCATCCTGTCGCAGCGCCTCGTGCAGGACGACGTCCTCTCCTCGATCCACATCGAGGAGCACGAGGTCGACGCCCGTGACACCAAGCTGGGCCCCGAGGAGATCACCCGGGACATCCCGAACGTCTCCGAGGAGGTCCTCTCCGACCTCGACGAGCGCGGCATCATCCGTATCGGTGCCGAGGTCGTCGCCGGCGACATCCTCGTCGGCAAGGTCACGCCCAAGGGCGAGACCGAGCTGACCCCCGAGGAGCGCCTGCTCCGCGCGATCTTCGGTGAGAAGGCGCGCGAGGTGCGCGACACCTCGCTGAAGGTGCCGCACGGTGAGATCGGCAAGGTCATCGGCGTCCGCGTCTTCGACCGCGAAGAGGGCGACGAGCTGCCCCCGGGCGTGAACCAGCTGGTCCGCGTCTACGTCGCCCAGAAGCGCAAGATCACCGACGGCGACAAGCTCGCCGGCCGCCACGGCAACAAGGGCGTCATCTCGAAGATCCTGCCGGTCGAGGACATGCCGTTCCTCGAAGACGGCACCCCGGTCGACATCATCCTCAACCCGCTGGGTGTCCCGTCCCGAATGAACCCGGGACAGGTCCTGGAGATCCACCTCGGCTGGCTCGCCAGCCAGGGCTGGAAGGTCGAGGGCGTCGAGGAGGAGTGGAAGAAGCGTCTCCACTCGATCTCCGCCGACGAGGTCGCCCCCGGCTCCAACGTCGCCACCCCGGTGTTCGACGGTGCGCGCGAGGACGAGATCTCCGGTCTCTTCGAGTCGACGATCCCCAACCGTGACGGCGAGCGGATGGTCAAGGGCTCCGGTAAGGCCCGGCTGTTCGACGGCCGCTCCGGTGAGCCGTTCCCGGACCCGATCTCGATCGGGTACATGTACATCCTCAAGCTGCACCACCTGGTCGACGACAAGCTCCACGCGCGTTCGACCGGTCCGTACTCGATGATCACCCAGCAGCCGCTGGGTGGTAAGGCTCAGTTCGGTGGCCAGCGGTTCGGCGAGATGGAGGTGTGGGCGCTGGAGGCATACGGCGCCGCATACGCCCTCCAGGAGCTGCTGACGATCAAGTCCGACGACGTGACCGGCCGCGTGAAGGTCTACGAGGCCATCGTCAAGGGCGAGAACATCCCCGAGCCCGGCATTCCCGAGTCCTTCAAGGTGCTCATCAAGGAAATGCAGTCCCTGTGCCTCAACGTGGAGGTGCTGTCCTCGGACGGCATGTCCATCGAGATGCGCGACACCGACGAGGACGTCTTCCGCGCTGCGGAGGAGCTCGGCATCGACCTGTCCCGGCGCGAGCCGAGCAGCGTCGAAGAGGTCTGACGGGAGTCCGGCCGGGGACCCAGTGATGGTTCCCCGGCCGGCCCCAGGACCCCCGTTTCAGACCCCTAAGACTTACAACCCTGAGAGGGATTGACGCATAGTGCTCGACGTCAACTTCTTCGATGAGCTCCGGATCGGTCTGGCCACCGCTGACGACATCCGTCAGTGGAGCCACGGCGAGGTCAAGAAGCCCGAGACCATCAACTACCGCACGCTCAAGCCCGAAAAGGACGGACTCTTCTGCGAGAAGATCTTCGGTCCGACCCGGGACTGGGAGTGCTACTGCGGTAAGTACAAGCGTGTCCGCTTCAAGGGCATCATCTGCGAGCGCTGCGGCGTCGAGGTCACTCGCGCCAAGGTGCGACGTGAGCGGATGGGCCACATCGAGCTTGCCGCTCCCGTGACCCACATCTGGTACTTCAAGGGCGTGCCGAGCCGGCTGGGCTACCTGCTGGACCTCGCGCCCAAGGACCTCGAGAAGGTCATCTACTTCGCCGCCTACATGATCACGTGGGTGGACGAGGAGCGCCGTACGCGCGACCTGCCCTCGCTGGAGGCGCATGTCTCCGTCGAGCGTCAGCAGATCGAGCAGCGCCGCGACTCCGACCTGGAGGCCCGCGCCAAGAAGCTCGAGATCGACCTGGCCGAGCTCGAGGCCGAGGGCGCCAAGGCGGACGTGCGCCGCAAGGTGCGCGAGGGCGCCGAGCGTGAGATGAAGCAGCTGCGTGACCGTGCGCAGCGCGAGATCGACCGTCTCGACGAGGTCTGGAACCGCTTCAAGAACCTCAAGGTCCAGGACCTCGAGGGCGACGAGCTGCTCTACCGCGAGCTGCGGGACCGCTTCGGCACGTACTTCGACGGCTCCATGGGTGCCGCTGCCCTGCAGAAGCGCCTGGAGACCTTCGACCTCGACGAGGAGGCCGAGCGCCTCCGCGAGATCATCCGTACCGGCAAGGGCCAGAAGAAGACCCGTGCGCTCAAGCGCCTCAAGGTCGTCTCCGCCTTCCTGCAGACCCGCAACAGCCCCAAGGGCATGGTGCTGGACTGCATCCCGGTGATCCCGCCGGACCTGCGTCCGATGGTGCAGCTGGACGGTGGCCGCTTCGCGACCTCCGACCTGAACGACCTGTACCGCCGTGTGATCAACCGCAACAACCGCCTCAAGCGGCTTCTCGACCTCGGCGCGCCCGAGATCATCGTGAACAACGAGAAGCGGATGCTGCAGGAGGCCGTCGACGCGCTGTTCGACAACGGCCGCCGCGGCCGTCCGGTCACCGGTCCCGGTAACCGCCCGCTGAAGTCCCTCAGCGACATGCTGAAGGGTAAGCAGGGCCGTTTCCGTCAGAACCTGCTCGGTAAGCGAGTCGACTACTCGGCGCGTTCCGTCATCGTCGTCGGCCCGCAGCTCAAGCTGCACCAGTGCGGTCTGCCCAAGGCCATGGCGCTGGAGCTCTTCAAGCCATTCGTGATGAAGCGCCTGGTGGACCTCAACCACGCGCAGAACATCAAGAGCGCGAAGCGCATGGTCGAGCGTGGCCGCACCGTCGTGTACGACGTCCTCGAAGAGGTCATCGCCGAGCACCCGGTGCTGCTGAACCGTGCACCCACCCTGCACCGTCTGGGCATCCAGGCCTTCGAGCCGCAGCTGGTCGAGGGCAAGGCCATTCAGATTCACCCGCTCGTCTGCACCGCGTTCAACGCGGACTTCGACGGTGACCAGATGGCCGTCCACCTCCCGCTGTCCGCGGAGGCCCAGGCCGAGGCCCGCATCCTGATGCTGTCCTCGAACAACATCCTCAAGCCGGCCGACGGCCGTCCGGTCACCATGCCGACCCAGGACATGGTGCTCGGTCTCTTCTTCCTCACCACGGATGAAGAGGAGCGCAAGGTCATCGGTGAGGGCCGGGCGTTCGGCTCGACCGCCGAGGCGATCATGGCGTTCGACGCCAAGGGGCTCTCGCTCCAGGCGAAGGTCGACATCCGCTTCCCGATCGGCACCGTCCCGCCCCGCGGCTGGACCCCGCCGGTTCCGGAGGAGGGCGAGCCCGAGTGGCAGCAGGGTGACAGCTTCCGCCTGCGGACGACCCTGGGCCGCGCGCTCTTCAACGAGCTGCTGCCCGAGGACTACCCGTTCGTCGACTACTCGGTGGGCAAGAAGCAGCTCTCCGCGATCGTCAACGACCTGGCCGAGCGCTACCCCAAGGTCATCGTGGCGGCGACGCTCGACAACCTGAAGGCGGCCGGCTTCCACTGGGCGACCCGGTCCGGCGTCACCGTCGCCGTCTCGGACATCGTCGTGCCGGAGGCCAAGAAGGCCATCGTCGCGGGCTACGAGGCCCAGGACGAGAAGGTCCAGAAGCAGTACGAGCGCGGTCTGATCACCAAGGACGAGCGCACGCAGGAACTCATCAACATCTGGACCAAGGCGACCAATGAGGTCTCCGAGGCGATGAATGAGAACTTCCCCAAGACGAACCCCATCTTCATGATGGTTGACTCGGGTGCCCGAGGAAACATGATGCAGATGCGGCAGATCGCGGGTATGCGTGGTCTGGTGTCGAACGCCAAGAACGAGACCATCCCGCGTCCGATCAAGGCCTCGTTCCGCGAGGGTCTGTCCGTGCTGGAGTACTTCATCTCCACGCACGGTGCCCGTAAGGGTCTGGCGGACACCGCTCTGCGTACCGCCGACTCCGGTTACCTCACCCGTCGTCTGGTCGACGTCTCCCAGGACGTCATCATTCGCGAGGAGGACTGCGGCACCGAGCGCGGCCTCAAGCTGCGGATCGCCTCGAAGGACGCCGCCGGTGTCCTGCGCAAGGCGGACGACGTCGAGTCCAGCGTCTACGCACGCATGCTGGCCGAGGATGTCGTCGTCGACGGCAAGGTCGTCGCCCCGGCGAACGTCGACCTCGGTGACGTGCTCATCGACGCGCTGGTCAACGCGGGCGTCGAGGAGGTCAAGACCCGCTCGGTCCTGACCTGTGAGTCCGCGGTCGGCACCTGTGCCTTCTGCTACGGCCGTTCGCTGGCCACCGGCAAGCTGGTCGACATCGGTGAGGCGGTCGGCATCATCGCCGCCCAGTCCATCGGTGAGCCCGGCACCCAGCTGACGATGCGTACCTT belongs to Streptomyces sp. NBC_01454 and includes:
- the rplA gene encoding 50S ribosomal protein L1 — its product is MKRSKTLRTADAKIDRERVYAPLEAVRLAKETTSVKFDATVEVAMRLGVDPRKADQMVRGTVNLPHGTGKTARVLVFATGDRAAAAEAAGADIVGSDELIDEVSKGRLDFDAVVATPDLMGKVGRLGRVLGPRGLMPNPKTGTVTPDVAKAVTDIKGGKIEFRVDKHANLHFIIGKVSFDETKLVENYAAALEEINRLKPSAAKGRYIKKATITTTMGPGIPLDANRTRNLLVEEDPAAV
- the rplJ gene encoding 50S ribosomal protein L10, which translates into the protein MATSDKNAAVAEITEKLRDSTAAVVTSYTGLSVAQLKELRRSLGENAQYRVVKNTLTKIAAKEAGIQLDEHLKGSTAVAFVTGDPVTAAKGLRDFAKENPALVIKGGVLDGKALSADEIKKLADLESREVLLAKLAGGMKASMAKAAATFQAPLTKFVRTADALRSKVEQGGAGTPAPAEAAE
- the rplL gene encoding 50S ribosomal protein L7/L12 — its product is MAKLSQEDLLAQFEEMTLIELSEFVKLFEDKFDVEAAAPVAVAAAGAPGAPAAAAEEEKDEFDVILTGAGDKKIQVIKVVRELTSLGLKEAKDLVDGTPKPVLEKVAKDAAEKAAESLKGAGASVEVK
- the rpoB gene encoding DNA-directed RNA polymerase subunit beta; translated protein: MAASRNASTANTNNGDSTAPLRISFAKIKEPLGVPNLLALQTESFDWLLGNAAWKGRVEAALESGQEVPTKSGLEEIFEEISPIEDFSGSMSLTFRDHRFEPPKNSIDECKERDFTYAAPLFVTAEFTNNETGEIKSQTVFMGDFPLMTNKGTFCINGTERVVVSQLVRSPGVYFDSSIDKTSDKDIFSAKIIPSRGAWLEMEIDKRDMVGVRIDRKRKQSVTVLLKALGWTTEQILEEFGEYESMRATLEKDHTQGQDDALLDIYRKLRPGEPPTREAAQTLLENLYFNPKRYDLAKVGRYKVNKKLGGDEPLDAGVLTTDDVIATIKYLVKLHAGETETTGESGRTIVVETDDIDHFGNRRLRNVGELIQNQVRTGLARMERVVRERMTTQDVEAITPQTLINIRPVVASIKEFFGTSQLSQFMDQTNPLSGLTHKRRLSALGPGGLSRERAGLDVRDVHPSHYGRMCPIETPEGPNIGLIGSLASYGRVNVFGFIETPYRKVVDGQVTEEVDYLTADEEDRFLIAQANAKLSEDMRFSEQRVLVRRRGGEVDLVPADEVDFMDVSPRQMVSAATAMIPFLEHDDANRALMGSNMMRQAVPLIKAESPLVGTGMEYRCAVDAGDVIKAEKDGVVQEVSADYITVANDDGTYTTYRVAKFTRSNQGTSFNQKVVVDEGARVIEGQVLADGPSTEEGEMALGKNLLVAFMPWEGHNYEDAIILSQRLVQDDVLSSIHIEEHEVDARDTKLGPEEITRDIPNVSEEVLSDLDERGIIRIGAEVVAGDILVGKVTPKGETELTPEERLLRAIFGEKAREVRDTSLKVPHGEIGKVIGVRVFDREEGDELPPGVNQLVRVYVAQKRKITDGDKLAGRHGNKGVISKILPVEDMPFLEDGTPVDIILNPLGVPSRMNPGQVLEIHLGWLASQGWKVEGVEEEWKKRLHSISADEVAPGSNVATPVFDGAREDEISGLFESTIPNRDGERMVKGSGKARLFDGRSGEPFPDPISIGYMYILKLHHLVDDKLHARSTGPYSMITQQPLGGKAQFGGQRFGEMEVWALEAYGAAYALQELLTIKSDDVTGRVKVYEAIVKGENIPEPGIPESFKVLIKEMQSLCLNVEVLSSDGMSIEMRDTDEDVFRAAEELGIDLSRREPSSVEEV
- a CDS encoding DNA-directed RNA polymerase subunit beta', producing the protein MLDVNFFDELRIGLATADDIRQWSHGEVKKPETINYRTLKPEKDGLFCEKIFGPTRDWECYCGKYKRVRFKGIICERCGVEVTRAKVRRERMGHIELAAPVTHIWYFKGVPSRLGYLLDLAPKDLEKVIYFAAYMITWVDEERRTRDLPSLEAHVSVERQQIEQRRDSDLEARAKKLEIDLAELEAEGAKADVRRKVREGAEREMKQLRDRAQREIDRLDEVWNRFKNLKVQDLEGDELLYRELRDRFGTYFDGSMGAAALQKRLETFDLDEEAERLREIIRTGKGQKKTRALKRLKVVSAFLQTRNSPKGMVLDCIPVIPPDLRPMVQLDGGRFATSDLNDLYRRVINRNNRLKRLLDLGAPEIIVNNEKRMLQEAVDALFDNGRRGRPVTGPGNRPLKSLSDMLKGKQGRFRQNLLGKRVDYSARSVIVVGPQLKLHQCGLPKAMALELFKPFVMKRLVDLNHAQNIKSAKRMVERGRTVVYDVLEEVIAEHPVLLNRAPTLHRLGIQAFEPQLVEGKAIQIHPLVCTAFNADFDGDQMAVHLPLSAEAQAEARILMLSSNNILKPADGRPVTMPTQDMVLGLFFLTTDEEERKVIGEGRAFGSTAEAIMAFDAKGLSLQAKVDIRFPIGTVPPRGWTPPVPEEGEPEWQQGDSFRLRTTLGRALFNELLPEDYPFVDYSVGKKQLSAIVNDLAERYPKVIVAATLDNLKAAGFHWATRSGVTVAVSDIVVPEAKKAIVAGYEAQDEKVQKQYERGLITKDERTQELINIWTKATNEVSEAMNENFPKTNPIFMMVDSGARGNMMQMRQIAGMRGLVSNAKNETIPRPIKASFREGLSVLEYFISTHGARKGLADTALRTADSGYLTRRLVDVSQDVIIREEDCGTERGLKLRIASKDAAGVLRKADDVESSVYARMLAEDVVVDGKVVAPANVDLGDVLIDALVNAGVEEVKTRSVLTCESAVGTCAFCYGRSLATGKLVDIGEAVGIIAAQSIGEPGTQLTMRTFHTGGVAGDDITLGLPRVVELFEARTPKGVAPISEAAGRVRIEETEKTKKVVVTPDDGSDEMAYGVSKRARLLVGEGDHVTVGQPMTVGAVNPHDVLRILGQRAVQVHLVGEVQKVYNSQGVAIHDKHIEIIIRQMLRRVTIIESGDAELLPGELVERTKFEGENRRVVAEGGHPASGRPQLMGITKASLATESWLSAASFQETTRVLTDAAINAKSDSLIGLKENVIIGKLIPAGTGLSRYRNIRVEPTEEAKAAMYSAVGYDDIDYSPFGTGSGQAVPLEDYDYGPYNQ